From the Syngnathoides biaculeatus isolate LvHL_M chromosome 10, ASM1980259v1, whole genome shotgun sequence genome, one window contains:
- the atf1 gene encoding cyclic AMP-dependent transcription factor ATF-1 isoform X1, with translation MRSRTMLYNHKDGAGNNLSQMSLGGSPVTLVQLPGGQLQVQGVIQSPQSSVIQAPQTQTSQEGSDSEDSQDSSESGTTPQKTRELLARRPSYRKILNELSSEGVPHSEGKDSSTTSGVTGVTIPAPIYQTTTGQYITVTPNGTIQLTNPGPDGIQELQVAMANPTGGQQGTTILQYAQTPDGQQILVPSNQVVVQDAGGEVQTYQIRTTPTSGSLPQALVMASSLGLSQSKSEDPTVKREIRLAKNREAARECRRKKKEYVKCLENRVAVLENQNKTLIEELKSLKELYCVKTG, from the exons atgtcACTTGGTggttctcctgtgaccctcgtccAGCTGCCAGGGGGCCAGCTACAGGTTCAAGGAGTGATCCAGTCTCCACAGTCGTCGGTCATTCAGGCCCCGCAGACGCAGACTTCACAGGAG GGTTCAGACAGTGAGGATTCACAGGATTCATCAGAAAGTGGAACCACACCGCAAAAGACCAGAGAGCTTCTGGCCAGGCGACCGTCATACAG AAAAATCCTAAATGAGCTTTCATCTGAGGGGGTCCCGCACAGTGAGGGGAAGGACAGCTCGACAACTTCGGGAGTGACGGGTGTAACCATACCGGCGCCAATCTATCAGACAACCACCGGCCAGTACA TTACTGTAACCCCGAATGGAACAATCCAGCTGACAAATCCAGGACCTGATGGCATTCAGGAGCTACAGGTTGCTATGGCTAACCCGACTGGAGGCCAGCAGGGCACAACCATCCTCCAGTATGCTCAGACCCCCGACGGCCAGCAAATATTGGTACCAAGTAACCAGGTGGTCGTACAGG ATGCAGGGGGAGAAGTGCAAACGTACCAAATCCGTACAACACCGACATCGGGATCGCTACCCCAGGCCTTAGTGATGGCCTCGTCCCTGGGACTATCTCAGAGCAAAAGTGAGGATCCAACCGTGAAAAGGGAAATTAGACTCGCAAAAAACAG GGAAGCAGCCCGGGAATGTCGGCGGAAGAAAAAGGAGTACGTCAAATGCCTCGAGAATCGAGTGGCAGTGCTtgagaaccaaaacaaaaccctgATTGAGGAACTGAAAAGCTTAAAGGAACTTTATTGTGTCAAAACAGGCTAA
- the atf1 gene encoding cyclic AMP-dependent transcription factor ATF-1 isoform X2 encodes MRSRTMLYNHKDGAGNNLSQMSLGGSPVTLVQLPGGQLQVQGVIQSPQSSVIQAPQTQTSQEGSDSEDSQDSSESGTTPQKTRELLARRPSYRKILNELSSEGVPHSEGKDSSTTSGVTGVTIPAPIYQTTTGQYITVTPNGTIQLTNPGPDGIQELQVAMANPTGGQQGTTILQYAQTPDGQQILVPSNQVVVQGGEVQTYQIRTTPTSGSLPQALVMASSLGLSQSKSEDPTVKREIRLAKNREAARECRRKKKEYVKCLENRVAVLENQNKTLIEELKSLKELYCVKTG; translated from the exons atgtcACTTGGTggttctcctgtgaccctcgtccAGCTGCCAGGGGGCCAGCTACAGGTTCAAGGAGTGATCCAGTCTCCACAGTCGTCGGTCATTCAGGCCCCGCAGACGCAGACTTCACAGGAG GGTTCAGACAGTGAGGATTCACAGGATTCATCAGAAAGTGGAACCACACCGCAAAAGACCAGAGAGCTTCTGGCCAGGCGACCGTCATACAG AAAAATCCTAAATGAGCTTTCATCTGAGGGGGTCCCGCACAGTGAGGGGAAGGACAGCTCGACAACTTCGGGAGTGACGGGTGTAACCATACCGGCGCCAATCTATCAGACAACCACCGGCCAGTACA TTACTGTAACCCCGAATGGAACAATCCAGCTGACAAATCCAGGACCTGATGGCATTCAGGAGCTACAGGTTGCTATGGCTAACCCGACTGGAGGCCAGCAGGGCACAACCATCCTCCAGTATGCTCAGACCCCCGACGGCCAGCAAATATTGGTACCAAGTAACCAGGTGGTCGTACAGG GGGGAGAAGTGCAAACGTACCAAATCCGTACAACACCGACATCGGGATCGCTACCCCAGGCCTTAGTGATGGCCTCGTCCCTGGGACTATCTCAGAGCAAAAGTGAGGATCCAACCGTGAAAAGGGAAATTAGACTCGCAAAAAACAG GGAAGCAGCCCGGGAATGTCGGCGGAAGAAAAAGGAGTACGTCAAATGCCTCGAGAATCGAGTGGCAGTGCTtgagaaccaaaacaaaaccctgATTGAGGAACTGAAAAGCTTAAAGGAACTTTATTGTGTCAAAACAGGCTAA
- the atf1 gene encoding cyclic AMP-dependent transcription factor ATF-1 isoform X3, with translation MSLGGSPVTLVQLPGGQLQVQGVIQSPQSSVIQAPQTQTSQEGSDSEDSQDSSESGTTPQKTRELLARRPSYRKILNELSSEGVPHSEGKDSSTTSGVTGVTIPAPIYQTTTGQYITVTPNGTIQLTNPGPDGIQELQVAMANPTGGQQGTTILQYAQTPDGQQILVPSNQVVVQDAGGEVQTYQIRTTPTSGSLPQALVMASSLGLSQSKSEDPTVKREIRLAKNREAARECRRKKKEYVKCLENRVAVLENQNKTLIEELKSLKELYCVKTG, from the exons atgtcACTTGGTggttctcctgtgaccctcgtccAGCTGCCAGGGGGCCAGCTACAGGTTCAAGGAGTGATCCAGTCTCCACAGTCGTCGGTCATTCAGGCCCCGCAGACGCAGACTTCACAGGAG GGTTCAGACAGTGAGGATTCACAGGATTCATCAGAAAGTGGAACCACACCGCAAAAGACCAGAGAGCTTCTGGCCAGGCGACCGTCATACAG AAAAATCCTAAATGAGCTTTCATCTGAGGGGGTCCCGCACAGTGAGGGGAAGGACAGCTCGACAACTTCGGGAGTGACGGGTGTAACCATACCGGCGCCAATCTATCAGACAACCACCGGCCAGTACA TTACTGTAACCCCGAATGGAACAATCCAGCTGACAAATCCAGGACCTGATGGCATTCAGGAGCTACAGGTTGCTATGGCTAACCCGACTGGAGGCCAGCAGGGCACAACCATCCTCCAGTATGCTCAGACCCCCGACGGCCAGCAAATATTGGTACCAAGTAACCAGGTGGTCGTACAGG ATGCAGGGGGAGAAGTGCAAACGTACCAAATCCGTACAACACCGACATCGGGATCGCTACCCCAGGCCTTAGTGATGGCCTCGTCCCTGGGACTATCTCAGAGCAAAAGTGAGGATCCAACCGTGAAAAGGGAAATTAGACTCGCAAAAAACAG GGAAGCAGCCCGGGAATGTCGGCGGAAGAAAAAGGAGTACGTCAAATGCCTCGAGAATCGAGTGGCAGTGCTtgagaaccaaaacaaaaccctgATTGAGGAACTGAAAAGCTTAAAGGAACTTTATTGTGTCAAAACAGGCTAA